The Nocardioides campestrisoli genome includes a window with the following:
- a CDS encoding glycosyltransferase family A protein: MVRRVAVSVVSVWNDAAVLGACLDRSLRELRHTAPDTELVAVDNRGQRCTTAGSALNEGVRAATRDVVAFVQQDIYLHSLVALEEAAALLIDDPSLAMVGAVGIDSGGRIRGRIRDRVVLIGEACPSPVPVDSLDEVLFLARRQDLLADPLSEDPDLAWHAYAVEWGLRGADRGRAVAAVDIPLTHNSLSTNLARLDEAHAAVAALHPDRLPLQTTCGVITASGGTRAPRRAGLLQDHRWRLRWVQGSWAVRSARRAAGSRSLVLGDLRRDIDRVAAHVPGRIQIHDVVPAGQPFPDVPGGTHLPRAGYDVRFTSGSLAERPGVSGPDDACLLTNVTLADLAELGPSIAAAPHVIGYHDDIGYWVLIGEVARRRDEIWTEPRSRPARLLV; this comes from the coding sequence ATGGTCCGACGGGTTGCGGTCTCAGTGGTCTCGGTGTGGAACGACGCGGCGGTGCTCGGGGCCTGCCTGGACCGCTCGTTGCGCGAGCTGCGGCACACGGCGCCGGACACCGAGCTGGTGGCGGTCGACAACCGCGGGCAGCGCTGCACCACGGCGGGCTCGGCCCTCAACGAGGGAGTCAGAGCAGCGACCCGGGACGTGGTCGCCTTCGTCCAGCAGGACATCTACCTCCACTCCCTGGTCGCCCTGGAGGAAGCGGCAGCCCTGCTGATCGACGACCCGTCGCTGGCGATGGTCGGAGCGGTGGGCATCGACTCCGGCGGCCGGATCCGTGGCCGGATCCGCGACCGGGTGGTGCTGATCGGTGAGGCCTGCCCGAGTCCGGTGCCGGTCGACAGCCTCGACGAGGTGCTCTTCCTGGCGCGCCGCCAGGACCTGCTGGCCGACCCGCTGTCGGAGGACCCTGACCTGGCGTGGCACGCCTACGCGGTCGAGTGGGGACTGCGCGGCGCCGACCGGGGCCGCGCGGTGGCAGCCGTCGACATCCCGCTGACCCACAACTCGCTCTCGACCAACCTGGCCAGGCTCGACGAGGCGCACGCCGCTGTGGCCGCGCTGCACCCGGACCGGCTGCCGCTCCAGACGACGTGCGGCGTGATCACCGCCTCCGGCGGCACCCGGGCGCCGCGCCGAGCGGGTCTGCTCCAGGACCACCGGTGGCGACTGCGCTGGGTCCAGGGGTCGTGGGCGGTCCGCTCCGCCCGCAGGGCCGCCGGCAGCCGCAGCCTGGTGCTGGGAGACCTGCGACGAGACATCGACCGGGTCGCCGCCCACGTGCCGGGCCGGATCCAGATCCACGACGTGGTGCCCGCGGGCCAGCCGTTCCCCGACGTACCGGGCGGGACCCACCTGCCCCGGGCCGGCTACGACGTCCGGTTCACCAGTGGGTCGCTCGCGGAGCGTCCCGGGGTGAGCGGCCCTGACGATGCCTGTCTGCTGACCAACGTCACCCTGGCGGACCTGGCCGAGCTTGGCCCGAGCATCGCGGCGGCCCCGCACGTCATCGGCTACCACGACGACATCGGCTACTGGGTGCTGATCGGCGAGGTGGCTCGACGCCGCGACGAGATCTGGACCGAGCCCCGGTCGCGCCCCGCGCGGCTGCTCGTGTGA
- a CDS encoding glycosyltransferase, with product MTNVVYALGYRTWADGVKVGYAFSPERIAVRLRDDRTLAQVVLVDPVRSHLKRLVPERPAAPRFSVDPTRRHLQPRRWQRGEPTERAEAVKVQRRLDARLRGLVDSRDTVLVTSHPVLAAVAERAAWRDVAFYAWDDYRGVPGSAGLVQWAYDQITAREVNVVAVTPAIVEIVGARRSTVVPNGIVAADFEPPGTVPEWYDALPGPVAFYAGSLQRRIDVAALLQLADDLPPEWRLVLVGPLQEPECFAALAERSNVLIRPAEPRRQVLAMMAAATVCLVPHLPETEGMSPLKVYEYLGAGAPVVATDLGPMRGLSSHCRLVAPGQRLAPEVLAAAGQPRATRSEVLAFRNEHDWDHRYLAWRAAVVGA from the coding sequence ATGACGAACGTGGTCTACGCCCTGGGCTACCGCACCTGGGCCGACGGGGTGAAGGTCGGCTACGCCTTCTCTCCCGAGCGGATCGCTGTTCGGCTTCGCGATGACCGCACCCTGGCGCAGGTGGTGCTGGTCGACCCTGTGCGCAGCCACCTCAAGAGGCTGGTGCCCGAGCGCCCCGCGGCGCCGCGCTTCTCCGTCGACCCCACGCGCAGGCATCTGCAGCCGCGACGCTGGCAGCGTGGCGAACCCACCGAGCGTGCCGAGGCGGTCAAGGTCCAGCGGCGCCTCGACGCCCGGCTGCGGGGCCTGGTCGACTCCCGTGACACGGTGCTGGTGACCAGCCACCCGGTCCTGGCCGCGGTGGCCGAGCGGGCGGCCTGGCGCGACGTGGCCTTCTACGCGTGGGACGACTACCGCGGCGTTCCCGGCTCGGCCGGCTTGGTGCAGTGGGCCTACGACCAGATCACCGCCCGTGAGGTCAACGTCGTCGCCGTCACGCCCGCCATCGTGGAGATCGTCGGCGCCCGCCGCAGCACCGTGGTGCCCAACGGCATCGTCGCCGCCGACTTCGAGCCGCCCGGCACCGTGCCCGAGTGGTACGACGCCCTGCCCGGGCCGGTGGCGTTCTACGCCGGCAGCCTCCAGCGCCGCATCGACGTCGCCGCACTGCTCCAGCTCGCCGACGACCTGCCGCCCGAGTGGCGTCTGGTGCTCGTCGGCCCCCTGCAGGAGCCCGAGTGCTTCGCTGCGCTCGCCGAACGGTCGAACGTGCTGATCCGGCCCGCCGAGCCCCGGCGCCAGGTGCTGGCCATGATGGCCGCGGCCACCGTGTGCCTGGTGCCCCACCTGCCCGAGACAGAGGGGATGAGCCCGCTGAAGGTCTACGAGTACCTCGGCGCCGGGGCTCCGGTCGTCGCCACCGACCTGGGTCCCATGCGCGGTCTCTCCTCCCACTGCCGGCTGGTCGCCCCCGGGCAGCGGCTGGCCCCCGAGGTCCTGGCCGCGGCCGGACAGCCACGGGCCACCAGGTCCGAGGTGCTGGCCTTCCGGAACGAGCACGACTGGGATCATCGGTACCTCGCCTGGCGCGCGGCCGTCGTCGGCGCCTGA
- a CDS encoding glycosyltransferase family 4 protein, translated as MTGSAPRRVVLVTHDASRTGAPMVALLVARCLVADGDRVRVVSRRRGPLLADFEAVAPTRLELLLGVRRRLWLVRSLRLVAWLVDVAAATATLARHRPDLVYLNTTASAIYLHPARWLRIPALLHVHESDANTDLFLDQARVMDLSAVRLVACSVSVQHDLMARTGRGDHEVLLLPSVPDGDRVRALSSGMPGNTADTEVPDATSGRAAGPVVGATGSVGLRKGTDLWLEVAATLHAAEETRSTRFVWVGELGDPDLAVPRSGVAFTGPRSNPYPEMARFDVATLPSRDDPFPLVVLESMLLGKPVVAFDVGSVREQVGDGGIVVPAGDVPAFAAAVRRLVLDADLREDLGATARARAEQHFSAASFAGRLRSVLDHAAGSSAQAPTTAARQARYR; from the coding sequence ATGACCGGGTCGGCGCCGCGTCGGGTGGTCCTGGTGACCCATGACGCGTCGCGGACCGGTGCGCCGATGGTCGCCCTGCTGGTCGCCCGCTGCCTGGTCGCCGACGGCGACCGGGTCAGGGTGGTCTCGCGGCGGCGCGGACCGCTGCTGGCCGACTTCGAGGCGGTGGCACCCACCCGGCTCGAGCTCCTGCTGGGAGTACGCCGGCGACTGTGGCTGGTGCGCTCCCTGCGCCTGGTCGCGTGGCTGGTCGACGTGGCCGCGGCCACCGCCACCCTGGCCCGGCACCGACCGGACCTGGTCTACCTCAACACCACCGCGTCGGCGATCTACCTGCACCCGGCTCGGTGGCTTCGCATCCCCGCCCTGCTGCACGTGCACGAGTCGGACGCGAACACCGACCTGTTCCTGGACCAGGCCCGGGTCATGGACCTGAGCGCGGTGCGGCTGGTCGCGTGCTCCGTCTCGGTTCAGCACGACCTGATGGCCCGCACCGGGCGAGGCGACCACGAGGTGCTGCTGCTGCCCTCGGTCCCCGACGGCGACCGGGTCCGGGCGTTGTCCTCGGGCATGCCGGGGAACACGGCGGACACGGAGGTGCCGGACGCAACCTCCGGGCGGGCGGCAGGACCGGTGGTCGGCGCTACCGGGAGCGTGGGGCTGCGCAAGGGCACCGACCTGTGGCTCGAGGTCGCCGCCACGCTGCACGCTGCGGAAGAGACCCGGAGCACTCGCTTCGTCTGGGTGGGTGAGCTCGGCGATCCCGACCTGGCGGTCCCGCGGTCGGGGGTGGCGTTCACCGGTCCTCGGTCCAACCCCTACCCGGAGATGGCGCGCTTCGACGTGGCGACCCTGCCCTCGCGCGACGACCCGTTCCCGCTGGTGGTCCTGGAGTCGATGCTGCTGGGCAAGCCCGTGGTCGCCTTCGACGTCGGCAGCGTGCGCGAGCAGGTGGGTGACGGCGGCATCGTGGTGCCCGCCGGGGACGTGCCCGCCTTCGCGGCCGCCGTACGGCGACTGGTGCTGGACGCGGACCTGCGGGAGGACCTGGGAGCGACGGCCCGGGCTCGCGCCGAGCAGCACTTCTCCGCTGCCTCGTTCGCGGGCCGGCTGCGCTCCGTCCTCGACCACGCGGCCGGCTCGTCGGCTCAGGCGCCGACGACGGCCGCGCGCCAGGCGAGGTACCGATGA
- a CDS encoding oligosaccharide flippase family protein translates to MEAPLDRAVKSGLTWSALNSLLLRAGSLIVGIVLARLLTPSEFGTFAVALTVQTLVMSLSDLGLGTQLIRTPRFEATAPTIATLGALSGAGLAAAVVLASPVIAAGMGSPEAAGTIAVLGLTIALGGLGVVPFALLQRHFRQGQLLAVTAADFVCGTTVSILLIVQLDLGALGLAYGRLVGQGVATLLLFVAARRRPRFGWDADLATDAARFGIPIAGANVLSWTTLGIPTPVIAHAAGLTMLGYYALAFNVSSWPMTVLGQAVRAVALPAFSRTTDQDQSAVLRRSLRLTWSIAAPAGVALAVLAEPVIRTLYGDRWSSAWPALAALGIFGAVRVAFDLFASFLLAHGNSRAVFVVQLAWLVTLVPALIVGVRVGGILGAALAQVVVVTVVSVPMYLWALHGLGVSASGLAGALVRPTVASAAAGGAGWLASQAFSTPALALTAGALAGLVTYSALMGRQLLDEAGIRLRRSGRAPVTP, encoded by the coding sequence GTGGAGGCTCCCCTCGACCGGGCGGTCAAGTCCGGGCTCACCTGGAGCGCCCTGAACAGCCTGCTGCTCCGGGCGGGCTCGCTGATCGTCGGCATCGTGCTGGCGCGCCTGCTCACCCCGTCGGAGTTCGGCACCTTCGCGGTCGCGCTGACCGTGCAGACCCTGGTGATGAGCCTGAGCGACCTGGGCCTCGGCACCCAGCTGATCCGGACCCCTCGCTTCGAGGCGACCGCACCGACGATCGCCACGCTGGGGGCGCTCAGCGGCGCCGGACTGGCCGCGGCGGTGGTGCTCGCCTCGCCGGTGATCGCGGCGGGCATGGGCAGCCCCGAGGCGGCCGGCACCATCGCGGTGCTGGGTCTCACCATCGCCCTCGGGGGGCTCGGCGTGGTGCCGTTCGCCCTCCTCCAGCGCCACTTCCGGCAGGGTCAGCTGCTGGCGGTGACCGCCGCCGACTTCGTCTGTGGCACCACGGTCTCGATCCTGCTGATCGTGCAGCTCGACCTGGGTGCGCTGGGACTGGCATACGGTCGCCTCGTCGGGCAGGGGGTGGCGACGCTGCTGCTGTTCGTGGCGGCCCGCCGGCGCCCGCGCTTCGGGTGGGACGCTGACCTGGCCACCGACGCGGCCCGCTTCGGGATCCCCATCGCGGGGGCCAACGTGCTCTCCTGGACCACTCTGGGCATTCCCACCCCGGTGATCGCCCACGCTGCCGGGCTCACCATGCTCGGCTACTACGCGCTCGCCTTCAACGTCTCCAGCTGGCCGATGACGGTGCTCGGGCAGGCTGTCCGAGCAGTGGCCCTGCCCGCGTTCAGCCGCACCACCGACCAGGACCAGTCCGCGGTGCTGCGGCGCAGCCTGCGTCTGACCTGGTCCATCGCCGCCCCGGCCGGAGTCGCCCTCGCGGTCCTCGCCGAACCCGTGATCCGCACCCTGTACGGCGACCGCTGGTCAAGCGCCTGGCCGGCGCTGGCCGCCCTGGGGATCTTCGGGGCCGTGCGCGTGGCGTTCGACCTGTTCGCCTCCTTCCTCCTGGCCCACGGCAACTCACGCGCCGTGTTCGTGGTGCAGCTCGCCTGGCTGGTGACGCTGGTCCCCGCGCTGATCGTCGGGGTCAGGGTCGGCGGCATCCTGGGCGCGGCTCTCGCCCAGGTCGTCGTGGTCACCGTGGTCTCGGTCCCGATGTACCTGTGGGCGCTGCACGGCCTGGGGGTCTCCGCCTCCGGCCTGGCCGGCGCGCTCGTCCGCCCCACCGTGGCCAGCGCCGCCGCGGGGGGCGCCGGGTGGCTGGCGAGCCAGGCGTTCTCGACGCCTGCGCTGGCACTCACGGCCGGCGCGCTGGCCGGTCTGGTGACCTACTCGGCACTGATGGGGCGCCAGCTCCTCGACGAGGCCGGCATCCGGCTCCGCCGGTCCGGGCGCGCACCGGTGACGCCATGA
- a CDS encoding glycosyltransferase family 2 protein yields MGTERPLVSVVIPCYNYGHYLPEAVHSVLAQPGVELEVIVVDDCSTDDSATVAERLAGQHPQVRLIRNPVNKRHIATYNTGLAEVTGDYVVLLSADDQLAPGALGRAAAVFEAHPRVSLVYGQVLTFADAPLPQPRHARSWSTWRGSDWVGRSCRTTGNLITNPEAIVRREVIERFGGYDARFPHTADMLLWLQAATVGDVGRVNGTQAYYRDHGANMHSTDYAGVLTDMRERSVLLEHFLGTEGPGSALPGAAGMRDASRRTFAREALRYALNELDSPAPLEPEQVEALVAGLVEFAREQWPEATAATRVGRAVAARRRTGAPAWHSSASRRLFEARWALRWQRRHRWGT; encoded by the coding sequence GTGGGCACCGAGCGTCCTCTCGTCTCGGTGGTGATCCCCTGCTACAACTACGGCCACTACCTGCCGGAGGCCGTGCACAGCGTCCTCGCCCAGCCCGGGGTTGAGCTCGAGGTGATCGTGGTCGACGACTGCTCGACCGACGACAGCGCCACGGTGGCCGAGCGGCTCGCCGGCCAGCACCCGCAGGTCCGCCTGATCCGCAACCCGGTCAACAAGCGCCACATCGCCACCTACAACACCGGGCTCGCCGAGGTCACCGGCGACTACGTCGTGCTGCTCTCCGCCGACGACCAGCTGGCCCCGGGCGCGCTGGGCCGGGCCGCGGCCGTCTTCGAGGCGCATCCTCGGGTCAGCCTCGTCTACGGCCAGGTGCTCACCTTCGCGGACGCACCGCTGCCGCAGCCCCGGCACGCGCGTTCCTGGTCCACCTGGCGAGGCTCGGACTGGGTGGGCCGCTCGTGCCGCACCACCGGCAACCTGATCACCAATCCCGAGGCGATCGTGCGGCGCGAGGTGATCGAGCGTTTCGGCGGCTACGACGCCCGGTTCCCGCACACCGCCGACATGCTGCTCTGGCTCCAGGCGGCCACCGTGGGAGACGTCGGACGGGTCAACGGCACGCAGGCCTACTACCGCGACCACGGCGCCAACATGCACAGCACGGACTACGCCGGAGTGCTCACCGACATGCGCGAGCGGTCGGTGCTGCTCGAACACTTCCTGGGCACCGAAGGGCCCGGATCCGCACTGCCCGGGGCGGCCGGGATGCGGGACGCGTCGCGGCGTACCTTCGCCCGCGAGGCGCTGCGCTACGCGCTGAACGAGCTCGACTCCCCCGCTCCGCTCGAGCCGGAACAGGTCGAGGCCCTGGTGGCAGGACTGGTCGAGTTCGCCCGGGAGCAGTGGCCCGAGGCCACCGCCGCCACCCGGGTGGGCCGAGCGGTGGCGGCCCGGCGCCGCACCGGTGCACCGGCCTGGCACTCCTCGGCCTCCCGTCGGCTCTTCGAGGCCCGCTGGGCGTTGCGGTGGCAGCGCCGGCACCGGTGGGGCACGTGA
- a CDS encoding TolB-like translocation protein codes for MSTRMRVSVFLVLVSGIATVTAWYALDQYRSVRAARDRDPQVSQMPQAQPISGPRVVFRHTGLDNRYGLVAMVALGDPTGPRSFTDVPCDRVAAGDSGASCLVAHAGVVTRFEAQELGPDWQVERTYPLPGVPSRTRVSPDGTRVATTSFVTGHSYMSVGFSTATEVRETGGGQSWGNLEEFALVLDEKRVEPVDRNVWGVTFRDDRRFYATVSTGGRTWLVEGDLEDRTLTSVGEDGECPSLSPDGTRLAFKVDVEPGDGREWSLAVLDLDTGRRTDLGDGPRGVDDQVAWLDDDTLLYGLPRAGQPGVSDVWSLPVRSGAEPDLFIEEAWSPTVVRPAAPS; via the coding sequence ATGAGCACCCGGATGCGGGTGAGCGTGTTCCTGGTCCTCGTCTCGGGCATCGCGACGGTGACCGCGTGGTACGCCCTCGACCAGTACCGCAGCGTCCGGGCGGCCCGGGATCGGGACCCGCAGGTGTCGCAGATGCCCCAGGCCCAGCCGATCAGCGGCCCCCGCGTGGTGTTCCGGCACACCGGCCTGGACAACCGCTACGGCCTGGTGGCGATGGTGGCGCTCGGCGACCCCACGGGACCGCGGTCCTTCACCGACGTGCCGTGCGACCGGGTGGCGGCGGGCGACTCCGGCGCCTCCTGCTTGGTGGCGCACGCCGGCGTGGTCACCCGGTTCGAGGCCCAGGAGCTGGGCCCCGACTGGCAGGTCGAGCGCACCTACCCCCTCCCCGGGGTACCCAGCCGCACCCGGGTCTCCCCCGACGGGACGCGGGTGGCGACCACGTCGTTCGTCACCGGCCACTCCTACATGAGCGTCGGCTTCTCCACCGCCACGGAGGTCCGGGAGACCGGCGGCGGGCAGAGCTGGGGCAACCTGGAGGAGTTCGCCCTGGTGCTCGACGAGAAGCGAGTCGAGCCGGTGGACCGCAACGTGTGGGGCGTGACGTTCCGCGACGACCGGCGCTTCTACGCCACCGTGAGCACCGGCGGCCGGACCTGGCTCGTCGAGGGCGACCTGGAGGACCGGACGCTCACCTCGGTGGGCGAGGACGGCGAGTGCCCGTCGCTCTCCCCCGACGGCACCCGACTCGCCTTCAAGGTCGACGTCGAGCCGGGGGACGGTCGGGAGTGGAGCCTGGCGGTGCTCGACCTCGACACCGGTCGCCGTACCGACCTCGGGGACGGCCCACGCGGGGTGGACGACCAGGTGGCGTGGCTCGACGACGACACGTTGCTCTACGGCTTGCCGCGCGCCGGCCAGCCCGGCGTGAGCGACGTCTGGTCGCTCCCGGTGCGTTCCGGCGCCGAGCCCGATCTCTTCATCGAGGAGGCCTGGTCCCCCACGGTGGTGCGCCCTGCAGCGCCGTCGTGA
- a CDS encoding MFS transporter: MYLSLRDRPSSAQPAQHGSEVSPPRRAGRVVVTLGMVSLLTDISSESVAAILPLYLTAVVGLSAVAYGLIDGLYQGVSALVRLASGWFADRTDRPKWVAFAGYGLSAVARVFLLFASGAASISAVVAADRIGKGIRTAPRDSMISSATPTEHLGRAFGVHRMLDTIGAALGPLIAFGILVLIPDGFSVVLAVSLAFAVVGVALLGLLAPDQRAQPRPEDGAAPDPFRWSDLGNPRLRPLLLLAGGLALLTVGDGFVYLALLDRGGFAATWFPMLFVGTNIAYLVLAVPVGRLADRVGRARVLVAGHLVLAAAYVCASVPNSTWVATLGTVALLGAFYAATDGVIAALAGRLVPVRARTSGIAAAQTVVALSRMASSFGFGVLWFALGPSAALLLVAGLLLAAVLVAATQLGRLGLDRVVA; encoded by the coding sequence GTGTACCTCTCGCTGCGCGACCGCCCGTCGTCCGCACAGCCTGCCCAGCACGGCTCGGAGGTGTCGCCGCCTCGGCGGGCCGGACGGGTGGTGGTGACCCTGGGCATGGTCAGCCTGCTGACCGACATCTCCTCTGAGTCGGTCGCCGCGATCCTGCCGCTCTACCTGACCGCGGTGGTCGGGCTCTCGGCGGTGGCCTACGGCCTCATCGACGGTCTCTACCAAGGCGTCAGTGCTCTGGTCCGCCTGGCTAGCGGCTGGTTCGCCGACCGCACCGACCGCCCCAAGTGGGTCGCGTTCGCCGGCTACGGGCTCTCTGCGGTGGCGAGGGTCTTCCTGCTGTTCGCCTCCGGCGCCGCCAGCATCTCGGCGGTGGTCGCCGCGGACCGCATCGGCAAGGGCATCCGCACCGCCCCCCGGGACTCGATGATCTCCTCGGCCACGCCCACCGAGCACCTGGGACGCGCTTTCGGCGTGCACCGGATGCTGGACACGATCGGGGCTGCGCTCGGCCCGCTGATCGCCTTCGGCATCCTGGTGCTGATCCCCGACGGGTTCTCCGTGGTGCTGGCGGTCTCCTTGGCCTTCGCGGTCGTGGGGGTGGCGCTGCTCGGGCTGCTGGCCCCCGACCAGCGAGCGCAGCCCCGGCCCGAGGACGGGGCGGCGCCCGATCCGTTCCGCTGGTCCGACCTGGGGAACCCCCGACTGCGGCCGCTGCTGCTGCTGGCCGGCGGACTTGCGCTGCTCACGGTCGGGGACGGATTCGTCTACCTCGCGCTGCTGGACCGGGGCGGCTTCGCGGCGACCTGGTTCCCGATGCTCTTCGTGGGGACCAACATCGCCTACCTGGTGCTGGCGGTGCCGGTGGGCCGGCTCGCGGACCGGGTCGGTCGCGCCCGGGTTCTCGTGGCCGGCCACCTGGTGCTGGCGGCGGCGTACGTGTGCGCCAGTGTGCCGAACTCCACCTGGGTCGCCACCCTCGGCACCGTGGCGCTGCTGGGGGCGTTCTACGCCGCTACCGACGGCGTCATCGCTGCGCTGGCCGGACGGCTGGTCCCGGTCCGGGCACGCACCAGCGGCATCGCGGCCGCCCAGACCGTGGTGGCCCTGTCCCGGATGGCCTCCTCGTTCGGCTTCGGCGTCCTCTGGTTCGCCCTGGGGCCCAGCGCCGCGCTTCTCCTGGTCGCCGGGCTGCTGCTGGCGGCCGTGCTCGTCGCCGCCACCCAGCTGGGCCGGCTCGGTCTCGACCGCGTGGTCGCATGA
- a CDS encoding 3'(2'),5'-bisphosphate nucleotidase CysQ: MTTETPKQIPSAAISDDHAFAAWAADQAGARLLEVRTQGLEGKALKDAGDAAAQALLAELLATHRPDDAVLSEEAADDKSRLEARRVWIIDPLDGTREFSEPPRDDWAVHVALWQDGDLVAGAVAQPALGETFHTGMPPVVPARTSERPRIAVSRSRPPAFVEALAAEIGADLVPMGSAGVKVMSVVRDVADAYVHAGGQYEWDNAAPVAVARAAGLFCSRVDGSELAYNQDDVSLPDLIVCRPELADSIVDFVRRHGTD; the protein is encoded by the coding sequence GTGACCACCGAGACGCCGAAGCAGATCCCTTCCGCAGCCATCTCCGACGACCACGCCTTCGCCGCGTGGGCGGCCGACCAGGCCGGTGCCCGCCTCCTGGAGGTCCGTACCCAGGGCCTGGAGGGCAAGGCCCTCAAGGACGCGGGCGACGCCGCGGCCCAGGCGCTCCTGGCCGAGCTCCTCGCCACGCACCGGCCCGACGACGCCGTGCTCTCGGAGGAGGCGGCCGACGACAAGAGCCGGCTCGAGGCCCGGCGGGTGTGGATCATCGACCCGCTCGACGGGACCCGGGAGTTCTCCGAGCCGCCGCGCGACGACTGGGCGGTGCACGTCGCCCTGTGGCAGGACGGAGACCTGGTCGCCGGCGCCGTGGCGCAGCCCGCTCTGGGCGAGACCTTCCACACCGGCATGCCGCCGGTGGTGCCTGCACGCACCTCCGAGCGTCCGCGGATCGCGGTCTCGCGCTCGCGTCCGCCGGCCTTCGTCGAGGCGCTCGCCGCCGAGATCGGCGCCGACCTGGTCCCGATGGGCTCCGCCGGGGTCAAGGTGATGAGCGTGGTGCGCGACGTGGCCGACGCCTACGTGCACGCCGGCGGGCAGTACGAGTGGGACAACGCCGCCCCGGTCGCGGTCGCCCGGGCCGCTGGCCTCTTCTGCTCCCGCGTGGACGGCTCGGAGCTGGCCTACAACCAGGACGACGTCTCGCTGCCCGACCTGATCGTGTGCCGGCCCGAGCTGGCCGACTCGATCGTCGACTTCGTCCGGCGGCACGGCACCGACTGA